The proteins below are encoded in one region of Clostridium fermenticellae:
- the cmr1 gene encoding type III-B CRISPR module RAMP protein Cmr1: MCLNRKCLNRKYFLKSITDLCSSGSDKKNIEFRLTEVKASMRFWWRALNYYDDAQKLWKDERKIFGDGDSIKSPIVFRLLNEDKESNGCYGKHIVGWDYKNNIGRSIKCISPGKEISFEMSLYKRKIPEKDFTDKSISFYDSLLKLSFILGGIGKRSRRGCGAFYISDKYDCDHKITSINIYNNIIRFMKNIGIDNYYNFSNNGSLIISRKKVDCNLEYPYIEQVMISSRVISENDFYVNKIKRAIDECKKDKINYKVSDGRLACPVYVTCYGDDRDRIIPIIVKLHNTSKISGQNYDDSKYYNKFKEMIL, encoded by the coding sequence ATGTGTCTTAATAGAAAGTGTCTTAATAGAAAGTATTTTCTAAAAAGTATTACTGATCTTTGTTCAAGTGGAAGCGATAAAAAAAATATAGAATTTAGACTGACAGAAGTTAAAGCATCTATGAGATTTTGGTGGAGAGCACTTAATTATTATGATGATGCTCAAAAGTTATGGAAGGATGAAAGAAAAATTTTTGGTGATGGAGATAGTATTAAATCCCCAATTGTCTTTAGATTATTAAATGAAGATAAAGAATCTAATGGATGCTATGGTAAACATATTGTTGGATGGGATTATAAAAATAATATAGGTAGGTCGATTAAATGTATTTCACCAGGTAAAGAAATAAGTTTTGAAATGTCACTTTATAAACGCAAAATTCCAGAAAAAGATTTTACTGACAAAAGTATATCCTTCTATGATAGTCTTTTAAAACTGTCCTTTATACTCGGCGGAATTGGGAAAAGGAGTAGGAGAGGCTGTGGAGCTTTTTATATAAGCGATAAATATGATTGTGATCATAAGATAACATCAATAAATATTTATAATAATATAATAAGATTTATGAAAAATATAGGGATTGATAATTATTACAATTTTTCAAATAATGGATCGTTAATTATTTCAAGAAAAAAAGTTGATTGTAATTTAGAATATCCTTATATAGAGCAAGTAATGATATCTAGTAGAGTTATATCAGAAAATGATTTTTATGTAAATAAAATAAAAAGGGCTATAGACGAATGTAAAAAAGATAAAATTAATTATAAAGTATCAGATGGTAGACTTGCCTGCCCAGTTTATGTAACGTGTTACGGTGATGATAGAGATAGGATTATTCCTATAATTGTTAAGTTACATAATACCTCTAAAATATCAGGTCAAAATTATGATGATAGTAAGTACTATAATAAGTTTAAGGAGATGATACTTTGA
- a CDS encoding DNA-binding protein has product MKKKFDSIVICSTLNQMVNYIVIQEHGIKNIYNITIKEENDKFDYKRWDENLENILKLSGVGSILDNSISYGRNEISDHKSIIQKLEEKFDSIDDKYSKESILWNITGGQRYFVMAITEYVYNNRPQDVIVYYEGDCEKMYYYSKKQKFQEKNIFINNRPYPMTISIALKIMGFEISGRSLMEPSKYYKFLIEEDVDKNINGEYNWYAKFYKDYIDNNNEKLRQLLINSNRFQNDEIDVQVKDNKKTIQTKKINRTVLDKIIEDIEKHLKSDEIIDSEDCFNDFNVLKNSIENHDKGKVFGYILERMTLYKVIQILKEDKNLMSKIADIDISVKIKGDRTDLDKKIIDEFDILILTKKGKIIMMECKSGGMTGDNAKSHNYSTYAVAGIYGTPILICPINNRGDVKKFQSEVEHLSDKEKKNNEDVYQYIRSSGYAAEKANLDIWTVYEIEEKLKNLLNG; this is encoded by the coding sequence ATGAAAAAAAAATTTGATTCAATAGTCATTTGCTCAACATTAAATCAGATGGTAAATTATATTGTTATACAAGAACATGGAATTAAGAATATTTATAATATAACAATAAAAGAAGAAAATGACAAGTTTGATTATAAGAGATGGGATGAGAATTTAGAAAATATTTTAAAATTGTCAGGGGTTGGAAGTATTTTAGATAACTCTATTTCTTATGGAAGAAATGAAATATCCGATCATAAAAGCATTATACAAAAATTAGAAGAAAAATTTGATAGCATTGATGATAAATATTCTAAAGAGTCAATTTTATGGAACATAACAGGTGGACAAAGATATTTTGTAATGGCAATAACTGAATATGTGTACAATAATAGACCGCAAGATGTAATAGTATATTATGAAGGCGATTGTGAAAAAATGTACTATTATTCAAAAAAACAAAAATTTCAAGAGAAAAACATATTTATAAATAACAGACCTTATCCTATGACAATTTCTATAGCTTTGAAAATTATGGGATTTGAAATTTCAGGAAGATCATTAATGGAACCTTCAAAGTATTATAAATTTTTGATAGAAGAAGATGTTGATAAAAATATAAATGGTGAATATAACTGGTATGCAAAATTTTACAAAGATTATATTGATAATAATAATGAAAAATTGAGACAGCTTCTTATAAATTCAAATAGATTTCAAAACGATGAAATTGATGTTCAAGTTAAAGATAATAAAAAAACTATTCAGACTAAGAAAATTAATAGAACTGTTTTAGATAAAATTATAGAAGATATAGAGAAACATTTAAAATCAGATGAAATAATAGACAGTGAAGATTGTTTTAATGATTTTAATGTATTGAAAAATAGCATAGAGAACCACGATAAAGGAAAAGTATTTGGATATATTCTTGAGAGAATGACTCTTTATAAAGTAATACAAATACTAAAAGAAGATAAAAACCTGATGTCTAAAATAGCTGATATTGACATAAGTGTGAAAATAAAAGGTGATAGAACAGACTTAGATAAAAAAATTATTGATGAATTTGATATATTGATTTTAACTAAAAAAGGGAAAATTATAATGATGGAATGTAAATCTGGAGGAATGACTGGAGATAATGCTAAGAGTCATAATTATTCTACTTATGCAGTAGCTGGAATTTATGGTACACCTATATTAATATGTCCTATAAATAATAGAGGAGACGTTAAAAAGTTCCAATCAGAAGTGGAACATTTATCTGATAAAGAGAAAAAAAATAACGAAGATGTGTATCAATATATAAGAAGTTCGGGATATGCAGCAGAGAAAGCAAATTTAGATATATGGACAGTATATGAAATTGAAGAAAAACTAAAAAATTTACTTAATGGTTAA
- the cmr6 gene encoding type III-B CRISPR module RAMP protein Cmr6, translated as MNKKFKRDNKKIDKNNNNKLLSKLSFDDFKNLNLGKDNLTYFLKKFVIEDEKSRIFIGKLKNDTKIRSNKVEELFMIKQKTEYIENYKESIKNYCEELSLEFFDKIEKKTSYKLVVGLGNPSVTETAITLHHTYGIPYIPGQALKGSARSYFLELYYNIKTKKFIDEENYNLDKLEITYRNMYKYIFGDDIHGEDNEKGSVIFFDDFPLNEVIIEKDVTTPHYGKYYKNVGSPVDEFYPNPISFYTIKNTYFNFMIAINKNKMNLDYNKYDYLKNFVLNLIESMLEEHGLGSKTSVGYGRFV; from the coding sequence ATGAATAAAAAGTTTAAAAGAGATAATAAAAAAATAGACAAAAATAATAATAACAAATTATTAAGCAAATTAAGTTTTGATGATTTTAAGAATTTAAATTTAGGGAAGGATAACTTAACATATTTTTTGAAAAAATTCGTTATAGAAGATGAAAAATCTAGAATATTTATAGGAAAATTAAAAAATGATACAAAAATAAGATCAAATAAAGTAGAAGAATTATTTATGATAAAACAAAAAACAGAATATATTGAGAATTATAAAGAATCTATTAAAAATTATTGTGAAGAGTTAAGTTTAGAATTTTTTGATAAAATAGAGAAAAAAACTTCTTATAAACTTGTTGTTGGATTAGGTAACCCAAGTGTAACAGAAACAGCAATTACTTTACATCATACATATGGAATACCATATATACCAGGGCAAGCTTTAAAAGGGTCAGCAAGAAGTTATTTTTTAGAATTATATTATAATATTAAAACAAAAAAATTTATTGATGAAGAAAATTATAATTTAGATAAATTAGAAATTACTTATAGAAATATGTATAAATACATATTTGGGGATGATATTCATGGAGAAGATAATGAAAAAGGATCAGTAATTTTTTTTGATGATTTTCCATTAAATGAAGTGATTATAGAGAAGGATGTTACGACACCACATTATGGGAAATACTATAAGAATGTTGGAAGTCCTGTAGATGAGTTTTATCCTAATCCAATATCATTTTATACAATAAAAAATACCTATTTTAATTTTATGATTGCAATAAATAAAAATAAAATGAATTTAGATTATAATAAATATGATTATTTAAAAAACTTTGTTTTGAATTTGATTGAATCAATGCTTGAGGAACATGGATTGGGATCAAAAACTTCAGTTGGATATGGAAGATTTGTTTAA
- the cmr5 gene encoding type III-B CRISPR module-associated protein Cmr5, with amino-acid sequence MTCEFKDLGRKKAEFAFIKIEEIYKENNKKFKSYIKQIPMYIYNNGLIATLSFILKKSNKNKESEEGKSYCKICEILNGYLNDEKFNEYCIKPRSNDLKEIIKYLASNECGSGEYRRITLNVLSILEWLIRFSEGIL; translated from the coding sequence TTGACTTGTGAATTTAAAGATTTAGGAAGGAAAAAAGCAGAATTTGCATTTATTAAAATAGAAGAAATTTATAAAGAAAATAATAAAAAATTTAAAAGTTATATTAAGCAAATACCAATGTATATATATAATAATGGACTTATTGCTACATTATCTTTTATATTAAAAAAATCTAATAAAAATAAAGAAAGTGAAGAAGGAAAAAGTTATTGTAAAATATGTGAAATTTTGAATGGATATTTGAATGATGAGAAATTTAATGAATATTGTATAAAACCAAGATCAAATGATTTAAAAGAAATAATTAAATATCTTGCTAGTAATGAATGTGGAAGTGGAGAATATAGAAGAATTACATTAAATGTATTATCAATTCTGGAATGGCTCATTAGATTTTCAGAAGGAATACTTTAA
- a CDS encoding DUF3892 domain-containing protein: MSDKSKVLKVKKNSQGDITNVMLENGNIYSMDEAITMAKDGLIEGVNVEKAKSGREYLRSNPNGSEDDNLDNKSVF; encoded by the coding sequence ATGAGTGATAAATCAAAAGTTCTGAAAGTAAAGAAAAATTCTCAGGGTGATATAACTAATGTAATGCTTGAAAATGGTAATATATATTCAATGGATGAAGCAATAACGATGGCAAAAGACGGTTTAATAGAAGGTGTAAATGTCGAAAAAGCTAAAAGTGGCAGAGAGTATTTAAGAAGCAATCCTAATGGTAGTGAAGATGATAATTTAGATAATAAATCAGTTTTTTAA
- the cmr4 gene encoding type III-B CRISPR module RAMP protein Cmr4: MFNNVTPIAIRAITPIHAGIGRNLGLIDMPIQKEKHTGIPKIEGSTIKGCMKEQHRIKNGKNTYKLFGGEDDDKNAGIIGFTDARLLFYPIPTLKGIFAYVTCPYLLNRYFEDISLIPEECDKNVEDENSKYEKITDGKCVILKEINDQEDKKENKKIILDEYSFEIEKNKEISNKFDLKKFDLKNDKYIVVISDNDFVEIITLCKEIITRNRIDESTGTVTERALFVEEYLPSEAILYTLMLQNSIVDKENLYDNYKNNLPKITQIGGNTTIGKGIVKMKIIE, encoded by the coding sequence ATGTTTAATAATGTAACTCCAATAGCAATAAGAGCAATAACACCTATACATGCGGGAATAGGAAGAAATTTAGGGCTTATAGATATGCCTATTCAAAAGGAAAAGCATACAGGGATACCTAAAATAGAAGGCTCAACAATAAAAGGATGTATGAAGGAGCAGCACAGAATCAAGAATGGAAAAAATACGTACAAGCTTTTTGGTGGAGAAGATGATGATAAAAATGCTGGAATAATTGGTTTTACAGATGCTAGATTGTTGTTTTATCCAATACCAACTTTAAAGGGGATATTTGCCTATGTTACTTGCCCTTATTTATTAAATAGATATTTTGAAGATATAAGTTTAATTCCCGAAGAATGTGATAAAAATGTCGAAGATGAAAATAGTAAATATGAAAAGATAACAGATGGTAAATGTGTGATACTAAAAGAAATAAACGATCAAGAAGACAAAAAAGAAAATAAGAAAATAATATTAGATGAATATTCTTTTGAAATTGAAAAAAATAAAGAAATTAGTAATAAATTTGATTTAAAAAAATTTGATTTAAAAAATGACAAATATATAGTTGTCATATCAGATAATGATTTTGTTGAGATAATTACTTTGTGTAAGGAAATTATTACAAGAAATAGAATAGATGAAAGTACTGGAACAGTGACGGAGAGAGCTTTGTTTGTAGAAGAATATTTACCTTCAGAAGCAATTTTGTATACATTAATGTTACAAAATAGCATAGTAGATAAGGAAAATTTGTATGATAATTATAAAAATAATCTACCCAAAATAACTCAGATAGGTGGAAATACTACGATAGGCAAAGGAATAGTAAAAATGAAAATTATAGAATAA
- the cas10 gene encoding type III-B CRISPR-associated protein Cas10/Cmr2 yields MSKRIILFSIGSVQDFIINSKKLKDLFNSSKIFSSLIEEGIEFLLDKKGKILLPKIKEYDNKTQESINSNNLPNYFIAKYESEGSLAKDIEKHIRDFYIDKLMREKSIRGINEFREQICIQLNSSLNIYWVEKELNEDFSLNNSKQYKAVYEGLYKYLEAVKNVRKFNNISEEGMKCSICGVRNAIATNKDEIIKKPNIQRIYRYELNEKSFSEKSLCKLVNELRNKRIKVCCEDIRRIKQKVELDCLNYEGLKENEMLCGVCLLKRVSKFSDKKGIKSIAYICLSSYIKKNLEKDIGYYNYYNFIDKIIQENKNHFDIYESMYKENWDDLLKIFEEEKKEKLKIQLEEKFNNLYDKNLPKYYCLYRMDIDNLGKWMSGKYYKFEEELYDYQKSLSEKIDNFFNKISEYFNEYSKGNLIYSGGDDLLALIPVDTIYNFQNYVYKCFKEKINDKYKDITYSQGIFIVHYKAPLGEVIRISKEEIENTKNRFKEKINDLDIEKASTVISIMTEGYDNQNVYFKNTIGREKTFEVLYVDLFKYFDKDNSSYFYEELEKEFLNLDYNIDKSYKRDLLLNIFEIEQKRLMKRSIMVKNFTDDQSKEIDKKVESINSKLINFLKINGRKKNAVDLENYFNLFHIIRKLKLDM; encoded by the coding sequence TTGAGCAAAAGAATAATATTGTTTTCTATTGGCTCAGTTCAAGATTTTATAATTAATTCAAAAAAATTAAAGGATTTATTTAATAGCAGTAAAATATTTTCAAGTTTAATAGAGGAAGGAATTGAGTTTTTGCTTGATAAAAAGGGAAAAATTTTATTGCCTAAAATAAAGGAATATGATAATAAAACCCAAGAATCAATAAATTCAAATAATTTACCAAATTATTTTATTGCAAAATATGAATCTGAAGGATCTTTAGCTAAAGATATTGAAAAGCATATAAGAGATTTTTATATAGACAAGCTTATGAGAGAGAAGAGTATAAGAGGAATTAATGAATTTAGAGAACAAATATGTATTCAATTAAATTCTTCTCTTAATATATATTGGGTGGAGAAAGAATTAAATGAAGACTTTAGTTTGAATAACTCAAAACAATATAAAGCTGTATATGAGGGATTATATAAATATTTAGAAGCAGTAAAAAATGTAAGAAAATTTAATAATATATCTGAAGAAGGGATGAAGTGCTCTATTTGTGGTGTGAGGAATGCGATAGCAACAAATAAAGATGAGATAATCAAAAAACCTAATATACAGCGTATATATAGATATGAACTAAATGAAAAAAGTTTTAGTGAAAAAAGTCTATGCAAATTAGTAAATGAATTACGAAATAAAAGAATAAAAGTTTGCTGTGAAGATATTAGAAGAATAAAACAAAAGGTGGAATTGGATTGTTTAAACTATGAGGGATTAAAAGAAAATGAAATGTTGTGTGGAGTTTGTTTATTAAAGAGAGTAAGTAAATTTAGTGATAAAAAAGGTATTAAATCAATTGCATATATTTGTCTTAGCAGTTATATAAAAAAGAATTTAGAAAAGGATATAGGATATTATAATTATTATAATTTTATAGATAAAATAATCCAAGAGAATAAAAATCATTTTGATATTTATGAAAGTATGTATAAAGAAAATTGGGATGATCTTCTTAAAATTTTTGAAGAAGAAAAGAAAGAAAAATTAAAAATACAGCTTGAAGAAAAATTTAATAATTTATATGATAAAAATCTACCTAAATATTATTGTTTATATAGAATGGATATTGATAATTTAGGTAAGTGGATGAGTGGTAAATATTATAAATTTGAAGAAGAATTATATGACTATCAAAAAAGCTTATCAGAAAAAATAGATAACTTTTTTAATAAAATCAGTGAATATTTCAATGAATATTCAAAAGGTAATTTGATATACTCTGGAGGAGATGATCTTTTAGCATTAATACCGGTTGATACAATATATAACTTTCAGAATTATGTATATAAATGTTTTAAAGAAAAAATAAATGATAAATATAAGGATATTACATATTCACAAGGAATATTCATAGTACATTACAAGGCTCCTCTGGGAGAAGTTATTAGAATTTCCAAAGAAGAAATAGAAAATACTAAAAATAGATTTAAGGAAAAGATAAATGATCTTGATATAGAAAAAGCTAGTACTGTTATATCTATAATGACAGAGGGATATGATAATCAGAATGTATATTTTAAAAATACTATTGGAAGAGAAAAAACTTTTGAAGTATTATACGTGGATTTGTTTAAATATTTTGACAAGGATAACTCTAGTTACTTTTATGAAGAGTTAGAAAAAGAATTTTTAAATCTTGATTATAACATTGATAAATCGTATAAGAGAGATTTACTTCTAAATATATTTGAGATAGAACAAAAAAGATTAATGAAAAGAAGTATTATGGTTAAAAATTTTACTGATGATCAAAGCAAAGAGATAGATAAAAAGGTGGAAAGTATAAATAGTAAATTAATTAACTTTCTAAAAATTAATGGAAGAAAGAAAAATGCTGTTGATCTTGAAAATTATTTTAATTTGTTTCATATAATTAGAAAATTAAAATTAGATATGTAG
- a CDS encoding MBL fold metallo-hydrolase: protein MKLKVLVDNNTYIDQYYYGEPGVSYYIEDEGTRILFDVGYSDIFLKNSSALGVDLSNINKIIISHGHNDHTGGLKYYFSHDYKNNVSIIAHLDAFKEKIEGDLKISSPILEQELKKRCNLILSKTPKEVSENIIFLGEIPRTNDFENKIPIGRHAVCGTFVDDYVMDDTALAYKTQRGIYIITGCSHSGICNIVEYAKKVCSDNRVLGIIGGFHLFEINESVKRTIDYLRQNNIKELYPCHCTSFEVKAEIHKVLPVKEVGVGLEINW, encoded by the coding sequence ATGAAACTTAAGGTTTTGGTGGATAACAATACGTATATAGATCAGTACTATTATGGAGAACCTGGTGTATCATATTATATTGAAGATGAAGGAACTAGAATTTTATTTGATGTGGGTTACTCTGATATTTTCTTGAAAAACTCATCTGCTTTGGGAGTAGATCTAAGTAACATAAATAAAATAATTATTTCACATGGACATAATGATCATACGGGAGGACTCAAATATTACTTTAGTCATGACTATAAAAATAATGTTTCTATAATTGCTCATTTAGATGCATTCAAAGAAAAAATAGAAGGAGATTTGAAGATTTCTTCTCCTATATTAGAACAGGAATTAAAGAAAAGATGCAATTTGATTCTTTCAAAAACTCCTAAAGAAGTGAGTGAAAATATAATATTCTTAGGAGAAATACCAAGGACAAATGATTTTGAAAATAAAATTCCTATTGGAAGGCATGCTGTCTGTGGAACTTTTGTTGATGACTATGTAATGGATGATACAGCTCTTGCATACAAAACCCAAAGAGGAATTTATATTATTACGGGATGTTCTCACAGCGGTATATGTAATATAGTTGAGTATGCAAAAAAAGTTTGTTCCGATAATAGAGTGCTTGGAATAATAGGAGGTTTTCATCTATTCGAAATAAATGAGAGCGTTAAAAGAACTATTGATTACTTGAGACAGAATAATATAAAGGAATTGTATCCATGTCACTGCACTTCATTTGAAGTTAAAGCCGAAATACATAAAGTTTTGCCAGTAAAGGAAGTTGGAGTTGGCTTGGAAATAAATTGGTAG
- a CDS encoding DNA alkylation repair protein, with translation MKDNTTNKVKKRIFELADEKYKEFHTKLSPTNSSIIGVRIPDLRKLAKEIAKGNWKEYLEATGDEYYEEVMLQGMVIGYIKIDVKERLKLIEKFIPKIDGWGICDSFCTGLKFIKSNRELVWDFVQPYLKSSHEFYIRFGVVVLLDFYVDEDYIDRVLEVLDKVKHDGYYVKMAVAWAISICYIRFPDKTMVYLRNNSLDDFTYNKSLQKITESFRVDKSAKLIIRSMKRKNPVS, from the coding sequence TTGAAAGATAACACAACAAACAAAGTAAAAAAAAGAATTTTTGAATTAGCGGATGAAAAATATAAAGAATTTCACACCAAACTTTCGCCGACTAATTCTAGTATAATTGGAGTTAGGATTCCAGACTTAAGAAAGCTTGCAAAAGAAATAGCAAAGGGAAATTGGAAGGAATATTTAGAGGCGACAGGAGATGAATATTACGAAGAAGTAATGCTTCAGGGGATGGTTATAGGATATATAAAAATTGATGTTAAAGAGAGGCTTAAACTTATTGAAAAGTTCATTCCAAAGATTGATGGTTGGGGGATTTGTGACAGTTTCTGCACCGGACTCAAATTTATAAAGTCAAATAGAGAATTGGTATGGGATTTTGTGCAGCCATATTTAAAATCAAGTCATGAATTCTATATTCGATTTGGTGTTGTGGTATTACTTGATTTTTATGTAGATGAAGATTATATAGATCGTGTACTTGAAGTATTGGACAAAGTAAAGCATGACGGCTATTATGTAAAAATGGCAGTTGCTTGGGCAATTTCAATTTGTTATATAAGATTTCCAGACAAAACTATGGTGTATTTAAGAAATAACTCTTTAGATGATTTTACATATAACAAGTCACTGCAAAAAATAACAGAATCCTTTAGAGTTGACAAAAGTGCAAAATTGATTATTAGAAGTATGAAGCGAAAAAATCCAGTATCTTGA
- a CDS encoding YihY/virulence factor BrkB family protein, translating into MRKNSLYYLKCIVIRFIKDDVLALSSQLAFSLVFAFFPFLIFILGLMGYMPIQSDSILKALNFVFPSDILKLINNTVIYIVDNKNRRVLFPSLIFTIWTTCSGFQAVIRGLNMAYGLREKRSKFKLYIISILCTLGFIMIILITSMLLICGQIIGRYLTYTFQLPGEFNIIWNIIRYVVMIISISFIFAILYKYMPSIKLNWNEVIAGAFTATVSLIIVSICFAFYVNNFSNYSFIYGSIGAVIALLTWLFILSNIIIIGGEVNAIVYRKR; encoded by the coding sequence ATGCGAAAGAATTCATTATACTATTTAAAATGTATAGTTATAAGATTTATAAAAGATGATGTACTCGCATTGTCCTCACAGCTTGCATTTAGTCTTGTTTTTGCATTTTTCCCATTTTTGATATTTATACTAGGGCTTATGGGATATATGCCAATTCAAAGTGATAGTATACTTAAGGCATTGAACTTTGTATTCCCTTCAGATATACTAAAACTTATAAATAATACAGTGATATATATAGTTGATAATAAAAATAGGAGAGTATTATTTCCAAGCCTGATATTTACAATATGGACTACTTGTAGTGGATTTCAAGCTGTTATAAGAGGACTGAATATGGCATATGGACTTAGAGAAAAAAGAAGTAAATTTAAGCTTTATATTATATCAATTTTATGTACATTAGGATTTATAATGATTATACTCATAACCAGTATGCTGCTTATCTGCGGGCAGATAATTGGCAGGTATTTAACGTATACATTTCAGCTTCCAGGTGAGTTTAATATAATATGGAATATAATAAGATATGTAGTTATGATTATATCTATAAGTTTTATATTTGCAATATTATATAAATATATGCCCAGTATTAAACTTAATTGGAATGAGGTTATAGCTGGAGCTTTTACAGCAACGGTTAGTCTCATAATTGTATCTATTTGTTTTGCATTTTATGTAAATAACTTTTCTAATTATTCATTTATATATGGAAGTATAGGTGCGGTTATAGCACTTCTTACCTGGCTATTTATTCTTTCAAATATTATAATAATAGGAGGAGAGGTAAATGCTATAGTATATAGGAAAAGATAA
- a CDS encoding type III-B CRISPR module-associated Cmr3 family protein: MSSKKIMKIKPCDNLFLGTGKQFIKEESTWLSTRLIPYPSVFQGAIASLMLAKNRNKRKKYIDEDDYLSDPRNYLKIGRIYLYNDKDREVYMSAPLDLFLDEYGKCHFLNIKRIDTNIICSVEGVSHLFFNEISGDSERVDGMFIKYRNFYNSYCYTQESIVVIKPSDIVSDSYKVGIQLNENHTTKEGHLYRIDLTEFKEDDEESWSYLVEYAMDDSWWDGETNQLEKGYLKLGGENKACKFWCYDIEKLLRDYSNIYNKINENEYVKILLTTPCEFKSGNWKPEFKNIEVVAAAIGKGYDIGGFDMKLKIPKPMNKAVPEGSIYILRGSDLKGKCLGEIRKIIEEENILKEETKIRLNGFSWFEVISISELQMQEVGEG, translated from the coding sequence ATGAGCTCAAAGAAAATTATGAAAATAAAACCTTGTGATAATTTGTTTTTAGGAACTGGTAAGCAATTTATTAAAGAGGAAAGTACATGGTTAAGCACAAGACTTATTCCATATCCCTCTGTTTTTCAAGGAGCAATTGCCTCACTTATGCTAGCAAAAAATCGAAATAAAAGGAAAAAGTATATTGATGAAGATGATTATTTATCAGATCCACGAAATTATTTAAAAATAGGTAGAATATATTTATATAATGATAAGGATAGAGAAGTTTATATGTCAGCTCCACTAGATTTATTTTTAGATGAATATGGGAAATGTCATTTTTTAAATATAAAAAGAATTGATACTAATATAATATGTTCGGTTGAAGGCGTATCACATTTATTTTTTAATGAAATAAGTGGGGATAGTGAAAGAGTAGATGGAATGTTTATAAAATATAGAAATTTTTATAATTCATATTGTTATACTCAAGAGAGCATAGTCGTTATTAAACCATCAGATATTGTATCTGATTCTTATAAGGTTGGTATTCAACTGAATGAAAATCACACAACTAAGGAAGGTCATTTGTATAGAATTGATCTTACGGAATTTAAGGAAGATGATGAAGAAAGCTGGAGCTATTTAGTTGAATATGCTATGGATGATAGCTGGTGGGATGGAGAAACAAATCAACTTGAAAAGGGATATTTGAAATTAGGTGGAGAAAATAAAGCTTGTAAATTTTGGTGCTATGATATAGAAAAACTACTAAGAGATTATAGCAATATTTATAATAAAATTAATGAAAATGAATATGTGAAAATACTTCTTACAACTCCATGTGAATTTAAAAGTGGCAATTGGAAACCAGAATTTAAAAATATAGAAGTAGTAGCAGCAGCTATTGGGAAAGGTTATGATATTGGTGGATTCGATATGAAGTTAAAAATCCCAAAACCAATGAATAAAGCTGTACCAGAAGGATCGATATATATATTAAGAGGATCAGATTTAAAAGGTAAGTGTTTAGGTGAAATAAGGAAAATTATTGAAGAGGAAAATATATTGAAAGAAGAAACAAAAATCAGGTTAAATGGATTTAGTTGGTTTGAAGTAATTTCAATATCTGAATTACAGATGCAGGAGGTTGGTGAAGGTTAA